Below is a window of Lebetimonas sp. JH292 DNA.
TGAACGACTGTTTTATGTTCTTCTTTTTCTTCTGCAGCGTGCCGCTATAATCCAAGCTGTTTTCATTTCAATATGAGGAATAAAAGTATTTAAAAGAACTTCTTTAATGTTTGGATGGGCAATAATAGCATTTATAATATATACCAATAATATTAAATATATTGCAATATATCCAATAAATGCCGTTATTGGAATAAGAAAATAAAGTTGATTTTTACCTGTAATAATGCCTAAAATAGCAGCTAATGCTTCTAAATCTGCTCCTATTGTTAAAATATTAGCAACAGAAAATATCAAAATTTATTATAAAACGCATTTGTAAGTTCAGGTAAACTTTTACCCGTTACAAGAGCAATTCTTACAATTGTATTTTGAACACCAATCATCATAGGAGTTGATAATAAAAGTAACCATAGCTGAGAAAATCCGGTAGTAGCTCCCACCATCGTATAAGTTACAATTCCTGCAGGATCATCACTAGCACCTCCTGTAATAATGCCAGGACCTAATTCTTTAATTCTTTCACGGTTTTTTGCTATATCTGATTTGATTTTTTCTTTAAAATTTTCAAATTTAGACATATAGTTTTCCTAATTTTTCAATATCTTTATAATAATATTAACATAGTTTTGTATTTTTGTTTTGTATTTTTTAAATAATAATGGAATTGGAATAATTAAATATTTGTTTTTTATTTGCTTTTATAGAAATAAAAATTTAATTTATTATTTAGTTAACATAATGTATATTCTCTTAAAATTATTTTTAAAGCTTCATAAACCTTTGTGCATCTTTAAATGCACTGTTATCATCAGTGTTATTAAAATAAACAAAAGATTCATCTAAAAGATTTAATTTAATACTTTTTAAAATATCATCAGGATAAGAGCCTACATATTTTCCGCTAAATCCGTGAAATCTTACATAATTAAAATCTGCGGTATACTCAAAAACAAACTCCTGATTATAATCATGCCAAACCAAACAAATATTAGCGTTCTTCATAATTTCATATACTTCATCGTTATACCAGGTTTTATTTCTGCATTCTATTGCATATTTTAAATTTTTATCCAAAGCATTTACAAAATTTAACAAAAGTTCTTTTTTATATTTTAAGCTTGGAGGAAGCTGAAAAAGAATTACCCCTAATTTATCTCCCAAAACAGATACAATATTCAAAAATTCTTTTAATTTATCCGCATTTTTTAATTTTGAAGTATGAGTTATTATTTTATTGGATTTAATTGAAAGTTTAAAATCATTTTTAATTTTATATTTCCAGTTTTTTATTGTTGTAATTTTAGGAAATCTGTAAAAGGTTGAATTAAGTTCAAGCGAATTAAAGAACTTAACATAATATTCCAGCCATTTGGAAGTTGGAAGCCCGGAAGGGTAAAAATCCCCTTGCCAGTTGCGGTAAAAATAACCGCTTGTTCCTATATATACCATTACTTAACCATTATGTGCACCAAATGCGGATAAAAAATCAGTATCAAAAGAGCAATAACCTGAAAAATAATAAAAGGAATTACACCTATGTATAAATCTTTGGTCTGAATTTTATCCCCAGCCGCTCCTTTTAAATAAAACAGGCTGAATCCGAAAGGCGGTGTTAAAAAGGATGTTTGTAAGTTGACAGCTATAAGCAGTGCAAACCAAAGAGGGTCTATTCCAAACTGTTGAACAATAGGAATTAAAATAGGAATAACAATAAATGTAATTTCGACAAAATCTACAAAAAAACCTAAAATAAAAATAACCAGCATTGTAATTGCAACAAATATATACGGATTTGAAATGTCCTGGGTAAAAAACTGTGTAATTAAATCCCCTGCCCCGCTTTCGTTAAATACCAGTGAAAATGCCCTTGCACCGATTAACACCATAAAAACCATGGCGGTAGTTTTTACTGTTTCAACGCTTGAATATCTCAAAAGTTCCCAATTAAATGTTTTATATACAATTGCTAAAATAATTGAGCCAAGAGCACCTATTGCCGCTGATTCCGTAGGTGTTGCAAAGCCTGCAAATATACTTCCCAATACCAATATAATTAAAATAGAAGGTGCAATTAAAGATTTTAAAGCATCAATTATTATTTTTGAATATTTTTCGTCTGTCTCAATGGCCGGAGCAATTTCAGGTTTTATAAAAGCCAAAATTAAAATATATATAATATAAAGTCCGACTATAATTAATCCCGGAATTACAGCAGCTTTAAATAAATCACCTACACTTATCTGCATAACCGCTCCCAAAATAATTAAAACAATGCTTGGAGGAATAATCTGACCAAGAGTACCGCTTGCCGCAATTACACCGCTTGCAAGACGTGGAGAATATCCGTGTCTAATCATTACAGGAAGTGATATAACCGTCATCATCACGACGCTTGCACCCACAATTCCCGTAGATGCGGCTAAAATTGCACCGACTACAACAATTGCTATTGCAAGCCCTCCCCTTACGGGTCCAAATAATTTTCCAATTGATTCAAGCATATTTTCGGCAATTTTGCTTTTTTCTAATATAAATCCCATAAGAATAAACAAAGGAACGGCCATAAGTGTAAAATTCTGCATAACACCGTATATTCTATAAGGCAAAAGCCCAAAAACGTCAAGTCCTATGTTTGGATCGATAAATGCAACAAAAATCGCACTTGCGCCAAAAGCAAAAGCAACCGGAATACCGAGCATTAATAAAACAAATGCCACCGCAAAAAGAATTATACCTGTCATTTTACACCTTTTAATTTATAATATGCTTTTCTAAGTTCGGCTACACATTGTATTATTACCACTAAAAAAGCCCATATTATCGCCGATTTAATAATCCATCTGCAGCAAAGCCCACCCGGGTCTGCTGATTGTTCATGCATAGAATAACTCATTTGAACAAAAGGAATAGCTTCAATCACTATTAAAGTCGATAGGGGAATTACAAAAAAAATAATTGTAATTATTTGAATTATCGCCTTAATTTTTATCGGAAATTTGTCATAAAATATGTCCACCCTTACGTGCTTATCCCTAGCTAAAGTATAAGCTATGGAAAAAAGAAATGTTATATCAAACAGATGCCATTCAAGCTCCTGCATAGCAATGCTTCCGCCATGCCACAATTTCCTTGCAATTACATCATAACTTACAATTAGAGTCATTGTTATAAGAGCAATTATAGATATAATCATAAAAAATTTGCTTAAATTTTCAGCCATTAAATCAATTTTGGGAATAAAAGAGAGAATAATTACAGCTATTGCAACACCGATAATACTTAAATCGATGTGATTACTCAAATTTAATAAAAAATCCATTTCTAATCCTTTAACTTTTCATTTTTAACTTTTAATTTTTAACTTTTATAAGTATTCTGGCAAATCATTGCTAAAAAGAATTAAATCCCCCGTTTTTGTAACATCAGACAATATCTTTTCAAGATTGTTTTTATTTTTAAGAATTATTTTTTCTATTGTTAAATTTTCACAAAGCGTTTTTCTGTTAGCTTCCCCCGTAATAATTGCAATATCAAAAACACTGTTTATTTTTTTTGCAATTTTTTCATTCATCTCTTTCGTACCCTCTACAATTCCTGGAGTTACAATAATTTTTCTTCCGTTAAATTCTTTTACCAAATCATATGAGCTCAACATTCCTTCAATATTACCGTTGAAGCTGTCATCAATAATTATTTTGCCGCCCACTTCTATTTTTTGAAGTCTGTGGGGTACATTTTCCAATTTTAGCACTTTGTATTTTATTTTTTCAATATTTTTTATAAATTCTATCGCAACAAAGACGGCAAGTGTTACATTTAGTGCATTAAATTCCCCTAAAACTGCTGATTTAAAATGCTGGGGTTCTCCGTTTATTTCCACATCCCACTCTATTCCATTTAGAGATGATTTCACATTTTTTATTTTATCTTTTATTACAATTACTTTTTCATTGTCTATTTTCTCGTATGAAAAACCTTTTTTTAATTTCGGACTTTCAAAAATTTCAAATTTAGTTTTTTTAATATTTTCCAATGTTTTAAAATATTCTATATGCTGAGGGCCTATTTTTCCAAGTACTGAGTATTCGTTTTCTAAAAATTTAACTATCTCTTTTATATCTCCTTTTTCCCTTGCCCCGGCTTCAGCTATGTAAATTTGTGTATCTTCGGGTAAATCTCTGTTTATATCTAAAACAATGCCTTTTATCGTATTTACGCTTCTCGGGGTTTTATAAGTTTTATAATCATCTTTTAACAACTGATAAATAAAGTTTTTAATTGAAGTTTTTCCGTAACTTGCAGTTATTGCAATAATGGTAGGATTAATTTTATTTAATTTTTCTTTTGCCTTTCTTTTGTATGCTAAAAACAGAATATATTCAATCCATTCAGAAAACATTATACTGAATATTAAAACACACAAAATACCGATACCCGGATTTATTTTGAGTTTATATATAAAAAGCAGATTTATTGTTTCAAGCAGCCCTAAAATTAAAAAAAATCTTTTTACCCTTTTTGTAATATTTAAACCTTTGGTTCTTCTGGCCCATAAAAATACTGCGGGAATTAAACCGAAAAAAAGATATATCCAAAAAAATTTATAAGCTACAATATAAGTAACAACAGGAACAACAAAATATATCAAATGCCAAAAAGGTTTATGAAAATGAAATATAATTCTTTTAACTTTATAGTTATACCATTGAAGCGTGGTAATTAAATAAAATCCCAAAACATAAGCCGTTATAAAATTAACAATCAATTCAAACATAGATTTCCTTAATACCTGATTTCAAAATCACTAAATTTAATTTCAGGTATTTCCTGATATTCAATATTTTCCACAATGGAATAAGGAGAGCCTTCCTTTAATATTTCTAAAAATTCTTTTAAACTTTTCTCATTTTCAATATTTGCCACTGTTTCAACCATTCCGTCAGGAATATTTTTAATATAACCTTTGAATCCTCTCTTTCTTGCTTTTTCACTTACAAATTTTCTATACCAGACACCCTGCACCCTGCCGGAAATTAAAAATTTATAAGTCATTTATTTTCCTTTTGCCATTTGTATTTTGTTAATATACTGATAATCAATTATAATCTTTTCTTCCAAAGTTACACTTTTTGCAAGCATTTCCAATTTATTTTCAAAATCGTCAAACAGATAATTAGCCATACTTCCGGGAATTGGATTTATTTCATTAAGATAAATAATTCCGTCTTTTTCAAAAAAATCACATCTAATCAGTGCGTTTTTAAATGTTTTGTTATAAATTTTTGTAAAATTTTCTTTTATTATTATTTCTAAGTTTTGTTCAATATCACTTAACATAATATTTTTTCTACTGAAATCTAAATATTTTTTTTCAAAATCAAGATATTCTTTTTTTTCAACTTTTTCTATTTTTGAGAATATAAATTCTTCATTTGCCAAAAAACCGGCAAGATTATATTCATTAATTCCCTCTACAAACGGCTCTGCTATAATTAAATCATCAAATTCCCTTGCAACATCAAACGCATAATCAAGTTCATTCTGATTTTTTGCAATGCCGACCCCTATGCTGCTGCCAAGTCTGGCAGGTTTTACTATTATGGGAAAATTAAATTTTGTTTTTGGAGAATTTATTATTTCATATTCAATTACTTCGACACCTATTTCTTTAGCATAAGCTTTAGTTAAAACTTTGTTATAACTTATTGCACTTGCCTCAATATTCGGAGATATGGCTTTTATATTAAAAAATTCGAGCATTCCCGGTATTTTACCGTCTTCACCGTCTCGTCCGTGCACAAGATTAATTGCAACGTCAAAACTTAATTTTTCTTCTTTTTTTAAAATTCCTTTTTTGTAAAAAAATCCGCCCTTTTTTATTTCCAATTTTTGTGATTTTTTATATTCACCACTCGCAAAAAACTTACTTTTCATATTTTCTTTTTCTATTAAGTAAAAATCTCTCTTCTCATCTATAAAAACAAATTTTAACTCATTGTTTTTTATTTTCTCTTTCAGTGTTATCGCACTTACAATTGAAATTTCATGTTCAAAACTCTGCCCTCCGAATATAATAAGAAAAGTCATTTATTTTACTCCTTTGCTAAGTCTTTTAAGTCCTTCTTTAATCATTTCTTCAACACTGCCTACCTCTACCCCGTCAAGTGCTTTTAAAATATCTTTTTTATTAAAGCCCAAATTTTCAAGGGCTGTTAAAGCCTGATTAAAAACGGGATTTACATTTTCTATTTCAAATTCGCTCATTTCCATTAATATTCTTTTAGCACTCTTAGGACCTATTCCAGGGACTTTTTTAAGTGCTTCAATATTT
It encodes the following:
- a CDS encoding DUF72 domain-containing protein; this encodes MVYIGTSGYFYRNWQGDFYPSGLPTSKWLEYYVKFFNSLELNSTFYRFPKITTIKNWKYKIKNDFKLSIKSNKIITHTSKLKNADKLKEFLNIVSVLGDKLGVILFQLPPSLKYKKELLLNFVNALDKNLKYAIECRNKTWYNDEVYEIMKNANICLVWHDYNQEFVFEYTADFNYVRFHGFSGKYVGSYPDDILKSIKLNLLDESFVYFNNTDDNSAFKDAQRFMKL
- a CDS encoding TRAP transporter small permease subunit; its protein translation is MDFLLNLSNHIDLSIIGVAIAVIILSFIPKIDLMAENLSKFFMIISIIALITMTLIVSYDVIARKLWHGGSIAMQELEWHLFDITFLFSIAYTLARDKHVRVDIFYDKFPIKIKAIIQIITIIFFVIPLSTLIVIEAIPFVQMSYSMHEQSADPGGLCCRWIIKSAIIWAFLVVIIQCVAELRKAYYKLKGVK
- a CDS encoding UDP-N-acetylmuramoyl-tripeptide--D-alanyl-D-alanine ligase, with translation MFELIVNFITAYVLGFYLITTLQWYNYKVKRIIFHFHKPFWHLIYFVVPVVTYIVAYKFFWIYLFFGLIPAVFLWARRTKGLNITKRVKRFFLILGLLETINLLFIYKLKINPGIGILCVLIFSIMFSEWIEYILFLAYKRKAKEKLNKINPTIIAITASYGKTSIKNFIYQLLKDDYKTYKTPRSVNTIKGIVLDINRDLPEDTQIYIAEAGAREKGDIKEIVKFLENEYSVLGKIGPQHIEYFKTLENIKKTKFEIFESPKLKKGFSYEKIDNEKVIVIKDKIKNVKSSLNGIEWDVEINGEPQHFKSAVLGEFNALNVTLAVFVAIEFIKNIEKIKYKVLKLENVPHRLQKIEVGGKIIIDDSFNGNIEGMLSSYDLVKEFNGRKIIVTPGIVEGTKEMNEKIAKKINSVFDIAIITGEANRKTLCENLTIEKIILKNKNNLEKILSDVTKTGDLILFSNDLPEYL
- a CDS encoding divalent metal cation transporter, whose protein sequence is MSKFENFKEKIKSDIAKNRERIKELGPGIITGGASDDPAGIVTYTMVGATTGFSQLWLLLLSTPMMIGVQNTIVRIALVTGKSLPELTNAFYNKF
- a CDS encoding D-alanine--D-alanine ligase; protein product: MTFLIIFGGQSFEHEISIVSAITLKEKIKNNELKFVFIDEKRDFYLIEKENMKSKFFASGEYKKSQKLEIKKGGFFYKKGILKKEEKLSFDVAINLVHGRDGEDGKIPGMLEFFNIKAISPNIEASAISYNKVLTKAYAKEIGVEVIEYEIINSPKTKFNFPIIVKPARLGSSIGVGIAKNQNELDYAFDVAREFDDLIIAEPFVEGINEYNLAGFLANEEFIFSKIEKVEKKEYLDFEKKYLDFSRKNIMLSDIEQNLEIIIKENFTKIYNKTFKNALIRCDFFEKDGIIYLNEINPIPGSMANYLFDDFENKLEMLAKSVTLEEKIIIDYQYINKIQMAKGK
- a CDS encoding acylphosphatase, with the translated sequence MTYKFLISGRVQGVWYRKFVSEKARKRGFKGYIKNIPDGMVETVANIENEKSLKEFLEILKEGSPYSIVENIEYQEIPEIKFSDFEIRY
- a CDS encoding TRAP transporter large permease subunit, encoding MTGIILFAVAFVLLMLGIPVAFAFGASAIFVAFIDPNIGLDVFGLLPYRIYGVMQNFTLMAVPLFILMGFILEKSKIAENMLESIGKLFGPVRGGLAIAIVVVGAILAASTGIVGASVVMMTVISLPVMIRHGYSPRLASGVIAASGTLGQIIPPSIVLIILGAVMQISVGDLFKAAVIPGLIIVGLYIIYILILAFIKPEIAPAIETDEKYSKIIIDALKSLIAPSILIILVLGSIFAGFATPTESAAIGALGSIILAIVYKTFNWELLRYSSVETVKTTAMVFMVLIGARAFSLVFNESGAGDLITQFFTQDISNPYIFVAITMLVIFILGFFVDFVEITFIVIPILIPIVQQFGIDPLWFALLIAVNLQTSFLTPPFGFSLFYLKGAAGDKIQTKDLYIGVIPFIIFQVIALLILIFYPHLVHIMVK